One genomic region from Streptomyces venezuelae encodes:
- a CDS encoding 2Fe-2S iron-sulfur cluster-binding protein → MSNDQQHGNPGGWEPIPQSEGYDGDATAFVQLPPDFMLDGVPLEAPGHGYVPPMIMPLQPLTPAAATDPSATGTWNVHLPTEAEQVQHFDQAEQVQDYGQGPAQGQGHGTEYFAQGEYVEHPEHLQHGEHLQHPEHVQHGEHVQHGEHVQHGEAFGQDPHATAEWNFAGAAGSTGQWEIPVAAPEPAAPGAVVQEAAVPETVEPPLPPSYDQAPATLPGGAAAPWALPEEPAFEEPVAESAAADEDGVEDAPAEVHTDPAAEVPEEAPAEVPADVPDEVPADVPDEVPAEGLGATAPAPGAYASTDSDEHPHTSYTLRVNGTDRPVTGSWIGESLLYVLRERLGLAGAKDGCSQGECGACNVKVDGRLVASCLVPAATAAGSEVRTVEGLATDGEPSDVQRAMSKCGTVQCGFCIPGMCMTVHDLLEGNHAPTELETRQALAGNLCRCSGYRGVLEAVRDVVAEREASAAASAPTGPEAAEPRVPHQIPHAHDGGTA, encoded by the coding sequence ATGAGCAACGACCAACAGCACGGGAACCCGGGCGGCTGGGAGCCGATCCCGCAGAGCGAGGGGTACGACGGCGACGCGACCGCCTTCGTCCAGCTGCCGCCCGACTTCATGCTGGACGGCGTGCCCCTGGAGGCGCCGGGCCACGGCTACGTACCGCCGATGATCATGCCGCTGCAGCCGCTCACCCCGGCGGCGGCGACCGACCCCTCGGCGACGGGCACGTGGAACGTGCACCTGCCGACGGAGGCGGAGCAGGTCCAGCACTTCGACCAGGCCGAGCAGGTCCAGGACTACGGTCAGGGCCCGGCGCAGGGGCAGGGTCACGGGACCGAGTACTTCGCTCAGGGCGAGTACGTCGAGCACCCCGAGCACCTTCAGCACGGCGAGCACCTTCAGCACCCCGAGCACGTGCAGCACGGCGAGCACGTGCAGCACGGCGAGCACGTGCAGCACGGCGAGGCGTTCGGCCAGGACCCGCACGCGACGGCGGAGTGGAACTTCGCGGGCGCTGCGGGCTCCACGGGCCAGTGGGAGATCCCGGTCGCCGCACCGGAGCCGGCCGCACCCGGGGCGGTCGTCCAGGAGGCGGCCGTACCGGAGACGGTCGAGCCCCCGCTTCCCCCCTCGTACGACCAGGCCCCGGCGACCCTGCCGGGCGGCGCGGCCGCGCCCTGGGCGCTGCCGGAGGAGCCGGCCTTCGAGGAGCCGGTCGCGGAGAGCGCGGCCGCCGACGAGGACGGCGTGGAGGACGCTCCGGCGGAGGTCCACACGGACCCGGCCGCGGAGGTCCCGGAAGAGGCTCCGGCCGAGGTCCCGGCGGACGTCCCGGACGAGGTCCCGGCGGACGTCCCGGACGAGGTCCCGGCAGAGGGGCTCGGCGCGACGGCCCCCGCGCCCGGCGCCTACGCCTCCACGGACAGCGACGAGCACCCCCACACCTCGTACACCCTGCGGGTCAACGGCACCGACCGGCCCGTCACCGGCTCCTGGATCGGAGAGTCCCTGCTCTACGTCCTGCGCGAGCGCCTCGGCCTCGCCGGAGCCAAGGACGGCTGCTCCCAGGGCGAGTGCGGCGCGTGCAACGTGAAGGTCGACGGCCGGCTCGTCGCCTCCTGCCTGGTGCCGGCGGCGACCGCCGCCGGATCCGAGGTGCGGACGGTCGAGGGCCTCGCCACCGACGGCGAGCCGTCCGACGTGCAGCGGGCGATGTCGAAGTGCGGCACCGTGCAGTGCGGCTTCTGCATCCCCGGCATGTGCATGACCGTGCATGACCTCCTGGAGGGCAACCACGCCCCCACCGAGCTGGAGACCCGCCAGGCCCTCGCCGGCAACCTGTGCCGCTGCTCGGGCTACCGGGGCGTGCTCGAAGCCGTACGGGACGTCGTCGCCGAGCGCGAGGCGAGCGCCGCGGCCTCGGCACCCACCGGTCCCGAGGCGGCCGAGCCCCGCGTACCGCATCAGATTCCCCACGCGCACGACGGAGGCACGGCGTGA
- a CDS encoding xanthine dehydrogenase family protein molybdopterin-binding subunit → MSSDATTAIPLPLVLDTPGTPDQEQPAHGLGTSLPQADSRAKTEGTFPYAADLWAEGLLWAAILRSPHPHARIVSVDTTAATAMPGVRAVVTAADVPGAATYGRRVADRPVFASDLVRHHGEALAAVAADHPDTARLAAAAISVEYEILDPVTDPEKAFAAEALHPDGNLIRHIPLRFGDPEATGEVIVEGLYRIGRQDPAPIGAEAGLAVPRPDGGVELYTASTDPHTDRDLAAACFGLQPEQVKVVVTGVPGATGDREDPGFQIPLGLLALRTGCPVKLTATREESFLGHAHRHPTLLRYRHHADAEGHLVKVEAQILLDAGAYADSSSESLAAAVAFACGPYVVPHAFVEGWAVRTNNPPSGHVRGEGAMQVCAAYEAQMDKLAAKLGVDPAELRMRNVMATGDILPTGQTVTCPAPVAELLSAVRDFPLPALPKDTPEDDWLLPGGPEGAGEPGAVRRGVGYALGMVHMLGAEGMDEVSTATVRVMDGVATVICSAVDTGSGFSTLARQIVQETLGIDEVQVAPVDTDQPPAGPSAHGRHTWVSGGAVERAAKMVRTQLLQPLAHKFGMSTELLQITDGKITSYDGVLSTTVTEAMDGKELWATAQCRPHPTEPLDEDGQGDAFVGLAFCAIRAVVDVDIELGAVRVVEMAVAQDVGRILNPAQLATRIEAGVTQGVGAALTENLRTARGLVRHPDFTGYALPTSLDAPDIRIVKLIEERDVVAPFGAKAASAVPVVTSPAAVASAVRAATGRPVNRLPIRPQAAVAVPNS, encoded by the coding sequence GTGAGCAGCGACGCGACCACCGCCATTCCCCTTCCCCTCGTCCTGGACACCCCCGGGACACCGGACCAGGAGCAGCCCGCGCACGGCCTCGGCACCTCGCTCCCGCAGGCCGATTCCCGGGCGAAGACCGAGGGCACCTTCCCGTACGCCGCCGACCTGTGGGCCGAGGGCCTGCTCTGGGCCGCGATCCTGCGCTCCCCGCACCCGCACGCCCGGATCGTCTCCGTCGACACGACGGCCGCGACGGCCATGCCGGGCGTACGGGCCGTGGTGACGGCCGCCGACGTGCCGGGCGCGGCGACGTACGGCCGCCGCGTCGCCGACCGGCCCGTCTTCGCCTCCGACCTGGTCCGGCACCACGGCGAGGCCCTCGCGGCCGTCGCCGCCGACCACCCCGACACGGCCCGGCTCGCCGCGGCCGCGATCAGCGTCGAGTACGAGATCCTCGACCCGGTCACCGACCCCGAGAAGGCCTTCGCCGCCGAGGCGCTGCACCCCGACGGCAACCTGATCCGGCACATCCCGCTGCGCTTCGGCGACCCGGAGGCCACCGGCGAGGTCATCGTCGAGGGCCTGTACCGGATCGGCCGCCAGGACCCGGCACCGATCGGAGCCGAGGCCGGCCTCGCCGTGCCCCGCCCCGACGGCGGCGTCGAGCTGTACACGGCCTCGACCGACCCGCACACCGACAGGGACCTGGCCGCCGCCTGCTTCGGTCTCCAGCCCGAGCAGGTCAAGGTCGTCGTGACCGGCGTCCCGGGCGCCACCGGAGACCGGGAGGACCCGGGCTTCCAGATCCCGCTGGGCCTCCTCGCGCTCCGTACCGGCTGCCCCGTCAAGCTCACCGCTACGCGCGAGGAGTCCTTCCTCGGCCACGCCCACCGCCACCCCACCCTGCTGCGCTACCGCCACCACGCGGACGCGGAAGGGCACCTGGTGAAGGTGGAGGCGCAGATCCTGCTCGACGCGGGCGCGTACGCCGACTCCTCGTCCGAGTCGCTCGCGGCGGCCGTGGCCTTCGCCTGCGGCCCGTACGTCGTCCCGCACGCCTTCGTCGAGGGCTGGGCGGTCCGGACGAACAACCCCCCGTCCGGGCATGTGCGCGGCGAGGGCGCGATGCAGGTGTGCGCCGCCTACGAGGCGCAGATGGACAAGCTCGCGGCCAAACTGGGCGTGGACCCGGCCGAGCTGCGCATGCGGAACGTGATGGCGACCGGCGACATCCTGCCGACCGGCCAGACCGTGACCTGCCCGGCCCCGGTGGCCGAACTCCTCTCCGCCGTACGCGACTTCCCCCTCCCGGCGCTCCCCAAGGACACCCCGGAGGACGACTGGCTGCTGCCGGGCGGCCCCGAGGGCGCGGGCGAACCCGGCGCGGTGCGGCGGGGCGTGGGCTACGCCCTCGGCATGGTGCACATGCTGGGCGCGGAGGGCATGGACGAGGTCTCGACCGCCACCGTGCGGGTCATGGACGGGGTGGCCACGGTCATCTGCTCGGCTGTGGACACCGGTTCGGGCTTCTCGACGCTCGCCCGCCAGATCGTGCAGGAGACCCTCGGCATCGACGAGGTGCAGGTCGCGCCCGTCGACACCGACCAGCCGCCGGCCGGCCCTTCGGCCCACGGCCGCCACACCTGGGTCTCGGGCGGGGCGGTGGAGCGCGCCGCCAAGATGGTCCGCACGCAGCTCCTCCAGCCGCTGGCCCACAAGTTCGGCATGTCGACCGAGCTGCTCCAGATCACCGACGGCAAGATCACCTCGTACGACGGTGTCCTGTCGACGACGGTCACGGAGGCGATGGACGGCAAGGAACTCTGGGCCACCGCCCAGTGCCGCCCCCACCCCACCGAGCCGCTCGACGAGGACGGCCAGGGCGACGCCTTCGTCGGCCTCGCCTTCTGCGCGATCCGCGCGGTGGTGGACGTGGACATCGAACTCGGCGCGGTACGGGTCGTGGAAATGGCGGTCGCCCAGGACGTCGGCCGCATCCTCAACCCGGCCCAGCTCGCCACCCGTATCGAGGCGGGCGTCACCCAGGGCGTCGGCGCGGCCCTCACGGAGAACCTCCGCACCGCCCGCGGCCTGGTCCGGCACCCCGACTTCACCGGCTACGCACTTCCGACATCCTTGGATGCCCCGGACATTCGCATCGTGAAACTCATCGAAGAGCGCGATGTCGTCGCCCCGTTCGGAGCGAAGGCGGCGAGCGCCGTCCCGGTCGTCACCTCACCCGCCGCAGTGGCCTCAGCGGTGCGCGCGGCGACCGGACGACCCGTCAACCGCCTCCCGATCCGCCCGCAGGCGGCCGTCGCCGTGCCCAATTCGTAA
- a CDS encoding WXG100 family type VII secretion target: MSHQQMLAWLDEASSFYVGDAAQRLKSVSEQLETIAAELSASMRRMDWEGEAEKAFVEWATNVANSTKGLADYSKAGAKWMEENSSAIASAQSAMPRYTSHASAKENLEAALKYRNDPDSRHIAGQARSSMAASEELAAIEAKEAANKEAAAKEMDRLSSAYAWSSSNMRNNVPPTFPPPPGAFVPADPGTNRNVTDRVQYPTSDSRTTGPDTRTGTDSSRTQPDTRTTPDSPVTPPTGDRTGPTDVVKPGDRPDVPTDVRPEVPVDLGIDNVDTLPQQTPTTTGPGPTQNTPPPVTKDGGTPPYVTTGMPPFPSKSGQGPLTSTPPISGGNGNPRGPVPGSQRTGLSVPREGISGGRQVQSTHGRPATGIPRSTVIGTEQGARNGTGMGRGPMGGGMGTSMGGGMGAGQNGISGGRRLAGESGGVVGGKAQRPGAAAGAGARPFTPGGSGLVRGATTPAGREREETNGERPDYLVEDEETWQQGNRRVAPPVID; the protein is encoded by the coding sequence ATGTCCCATCAGCAGATGTTGGCGTGGCTGGACGAGGCCAGCAGTTTCTATGTAGGCGACGCGGCGCAGCGACTGAAGTCGGTCTCGGAGCAGCTGGAGACGATCGCCGCAGAGCTGAGCGCCAGCATGCGGCGCATGGACTGGGAGGGCGAGGCCGAGAAGGCCTTCGTCGAGTGGGCCACCAACGTGGCCAATTCGACGAAGGGGCTCGCGGACTACAGCAAGGCCGGGGCCAAGTGGATGGAGGAGAACTCCTCCGCCATCGCCTCGGCGCAGAGCGCCATGCCCCGGTACACGTCCCACGCGTCCGCCAAGGAGAACCTCGAAGCGGCGCTGAAGTACCGCAACGACCCCGACTCGCGGCACATCGCCGGCCAGGCCCGGTCCTCGATGGCCGCGAGCGAGGAGCTCGCCGCCATCGAAGCCAAGGAGGCGGCGAACAAGGAGGCGGCGGCCAAGGAGATGGACCGCCTCTCGTCCGCGTACGCGTGGTCGAGCTCCAACATGAGGAACAACGTTCCTCCGACGTTCCCGCCGCCGCCGGGGGCGTTCGTGCCGGCGGACCCCGGAACTAATCGGAACGTGACCGATCGCGTCCAGTACCCGACCAGCGACAGCCGTACCACGGGCCCGGACACACGGACAGGTACGGACAGCAGCCGCACACAGCCGGACACCCGGACCACGCCCGACTCGCCGGTGACCCCGCCGACGGGCGACCGGACCGGCCCGACGGACGTGGTCAAGCCTGGCGACAGGCCCGACGTCCCGACCGACGTCAGGCCCGAAGTTCCCGTGGACCTCGGCATCGACAACGTGGACACGCTGCCGCAGCAGACGCCCACCACGACCGGCCCCGGACCGACGCAGAACACGCCGCCGCCGGTCACCAAGGACGGCGGTACGCCTCCGTACGTGACCACGGGCATGCCGCCGTTCCCCTCGAAGAGCGGACAGGGTCCCCTGACCTCCACTCCGCCCATCAGCGGGGGCAACGGGAACCCTCGTGGCCCGGTGCCCGGCAGCCAGCGCACCGGTCTCAGCGTTCCCCGCGAGGGCATCAGTGGCGGACGCCAGGTGCAGAGCACGCACGGGCGTCCCGCGACCGGCATCCCGCGCAGCACCGTCATCGGCACGGAGCAGGGCGCGCGTAACGGCACGGGCATGGGCCGTGGCCCCATGGGCGGTGGCATGGGCACCTCCATGGGCGGTGGCATGGGCGCCGGCCAGAACGGCATCAGCGGCGGTCGTCGACTCGCCGGTGAGTCCGGCGGGGTCGTCGGCGGCAAGGCGCAGCGCCCCGGCGCTGCGGCGGGCGCCGGTGCGCGTCCCTTCACGCCCGGCGGCTCCGGCCTCGTGCGCGGAGCCACGACACCGGCCGGCCGCGAGCGCGAGGAAACGAACGGAGAGCGTCCCGACTACCTTGTCGAGGACGAGGAGACCTGGCAGCAGGGCAACCGCCGCGTGGCGCCGCCCGTCATCGACTGA
- the mycP gene encoding type VII secretion-associated serine protease mycosin: MSTSSTRRSRARVTASAALGMLLVGIASVPAQAAGARDQQWHLDAMGAEEIWQLSTGKGVTVAVIDSGVEATHPDLQGRVLDGKDLAPKAAGDEHTDLANHGTGMAGMIAGTGKANGGAGAFGLAPGAKILPIRLPAPDQDRSAAASDEQFNRVAPEAIRFAVDSGAKVINISQGVNAGSKALTDAVKYALDKGSLVFASVGNTGDKSNRVEYPGATPGVVGVGASDNKGKHVPTSQHGDQVDIVAPGKDIFAACNNGGFCKSSGTSDATALASAAAALLWSKHPDWTNNQVLKVMLNTVAKPAGDEKRSDFLGYGAIRPLRALKTPGDPGPADVRPIDDLTEVATATPSAPATTAPADPGPVEATTVAPAPAPQAAAEEGGNTGLWIGLGVGAAVLLGVGVAVPVLRSRRN, encoded by the coding sequence ATGTCTACCAGCAGTACGCGTCGGAGCCGTGCCCGAGTCACCGCCTCGGCCGCCTTGGGGATGCTGCTGGTGGGCATCGCCTCCGTTCCCGCCCAGGCAGCGGGTGCCCGTGACCAGCAGTGGCACCTCGACGCCATGGGGGCCGAGGAGATCTGGCAGCTCAGCACAGGCAAAGGCGTCACGGTCGCAGTGATCGACAGCGGCGTGGAGGCCACCCACCCCGACCTCCAGGGGCGGGTTCTGGACGGTAAGGACCTGGCCCCCAAGGCGGCCGGGGACGAACACACCGACCTCGCGAACCATGGCACGGGCATGGCGGGGATGATCGCCGGGACGGGCAAGGCCAACGGCGGGGCGGGGGCGTTCGGCCTCGCCCCCGGGGCGAAGATCCTCCCCATTCGACTTCCGGCCCCGGACCAGGACCGCAGCGCCGCGGCCTCGGACGAGCAGTTCAACAGGGTGGCCCCCGAGGCCATCCGGTTCGCGGTCGACTCCGGCGCCAAGGTCATCAACATCTCGCAGGGCGTCAACGCGGGCTCGAAGGCGCTCACGGATGCTGTGAAGTACGCCCTCGACAAGGGGTCCCTCGTCTTCGCCTCCGTCGGCAACACCGGCGACAAGAGCAACAGAGTGGAGTACCCGGGGGCCACTCCCGGCGTCGTCGGTGTCGGTGCCTCCGACAACAAGGGGAAGCACGTCCCGACGTCCCAGCACGGTGACCAGGTCGACATCGTGGCCCCCGGCAAGGACATCTTCGCCGCGTGCAACAACGGTGGCTTCTGCAAGTCCAGCGGCACCAGTGACGCCACCGCCCTCGCCTCCGCCGCCGCCGCGCTCCTCTGGTCGAAGCATCCCGACTGGACCAACAACCAGGTCCTGAAGGTCATGCTCAACACCGTCGCCAAGCCCGCCGGGGACGAGAAGCGCAGTGACTTCCTCGGGTACGGAGCCATCCGCCCGCTCCGTGCGCTGAAGACGCCCGGTGACCCCGGTCCGGCCGACGTCCGGCCCATCGACGACCTCACCGAGGTCGCGACCGCCACGCCTTCCGCTCCCGCGACCACCGCCCCGGCCGACCCCGGTCCGGTGGAGGCCACCACCGTCGCCCCCGCGCCGGCCCCGCAGGCCGCGGCAGAGGAAGGCGGGAACACCGGGCTCTGGATCGGGCTCGGGGTCGGTGCGGCCGTGCTGCTCGGTGTCGGTGTCGCCGTACCCGTACTCCGTTCACGGCGGAACTGA
- a CDS encoding DUF6571 family protein, with the protein MLKFDQVLHARLGSLKEAATVWSEAVSKLEKSKEKADNGLKGKAEKADWKGENAGVTQEFVRKTAKEFGDALIGATSIRNILRDAESEFQAAKTELEKLVAEAPGKGIRIDQDGVVSYLIHPDRRSKDYDGPKPEQADFEAMRSAIKAAIDRANNADDVASRALRSLVGNDQNNFAGTKYDSLAAASKAQDAEDAHAAYELYKKGDDATPAEIDRLNALFKANQKDPYFAEKFALEVGPKGSMEYWADMGDPSDGSRLGVDHRDKLKELQTNWSMTLATATHSTSPEMEQWKSDVIKAGSEPIQTRGTSPYGFQVMSNLMRVGDYDDKFLKDYGNGLVTTERKMTHDGRLPADRAWRQLTGMPSHLNWQGGDLGNDPMIGFMEALGHNPKASTDFFNSSIDVTPENTKDNKKLDPFDYFSKDREWPEEINDKGDRTREPGYNALGHALESATTGHPYDAETEGLKDVRTKENAEVMQKVVEHYGSDPKYMHEQKGIDDSLGKMGAAYIDELNRSLETDSDTTMEEKTNSPFGNNDDKGKSRFGEEFDTGLLWNRGDAVNFMGIVSQSETGHSTLSAAEMLYTTSVLDEVGPKPGSTFEDRDLTDARTTLRVGSEAQGIMDESRMAQIDKDYEKDSEEHKKAVGRTTEWVKFGVGAVAAGGVVALTGGAGGVLVPLAAETVGGAVVTFIGMEADDMAEKYEKDELLKKKSDDLKDEALAMGKENSLRPGIAYANAPGWSERDRNYLDEELVKYVRDSRMHSRDNSLPDPYEKK; encoded by the coding sequence ATGCTGAAGTTCGACCAGGTTCTCCATGCCCGGCTCGGCAGCCTCAAGGAGGCGGCCACGGTCTGGTCGGAGGCGGTGTCCAAGCTGGAGAAGTCCAAGGAGAAGGCCGACAACGGCCTCAAGGGCAAGGCCGAGAAGGCCGACTGGAAGGGCGAGAACGCCGGGGTCACCCAGGAGTTCGTCCGGAAGACCGCCAAGGAGTTCGGCGACGCCCTCATCGGGGCGACCAGCATCCGCAACATCCTGCGAGACGCGGAGAGCGAGTTCCAGGCCGCGAAGACCGAGCTGGAGAAGCTCGTCGCGGAAGCCCCCGGCAAGGGCATACGCATCGACCAGGACGGTGTCGTCAGCTACCTGATCCACCCCGACCGCCGCTCCAAGGACTACGACGGGCCCAAGCCCGAGCAGGCCGACTTCGAGGCCATGCGGTCCGCCATCAAGGCCGCGATCGACCGCGCGAACAACGCCGACGACGTGGCGTCGCGCGCGCTCCGCAGCCTCGTCGGCAACGACCAGAACAACTTCGCCGGCACGAAGTACGACTCGCTCGCCGCCGCCTCGAAGGCGCAGGACGCCGAGGACGCGCATGCCGCCTACGAGCTGTACAAGAAGGGCGACGACGCCACCCCGGCCGAGATCGACAGGCTCAACGCCCTCTTCAAGGCCAACCAGAAGGACCCGTACTTCGCCGAGAAGTTCGCCCTGGAGGTCGGGCCGAAGGGCAGCATGGAGTACTGGGCGGACATGGGCGACCCGAGCGACGGCTCGCGCCTCGGTGTCGACCACCGCGACAAGCTGAAGGAGCTCCAGACCAACTGGAGCATGACGCTCGCCACCGCCACCCACTCCACGAGCCCCGAGATGGAGCAGTGGAAGTCCGACGTCATCAAGGCCGGCAGCGAGCCGATCCAGACGCGCGGCACCAGCCCGTACGGCTTCCAGGTCATGAGCAACCTGATGCGCGTCGGCGACTACGACGACAAGTTCCTCAAGGACTACGGCAACGGCCTCGTCACCACCGAGCGCAAGATGACGCACGACGGACGGCTGCCCGCCGACCGTGCCTGGCGCCAGCTGACCGGCATGCCGAGCCACCTGAACTGGCAGGGCGGCGACCTCGGCAACGACCCCATGATCGGCTTCATGGAGGCGCTCGGGCACAACCCCAAGGCGTCGACGGACTTCTTCAACAGCAGCATCGACGTCACGCCCGAGAACACCAAGGACAACAAGAAGCTCGACCCCTTCGACTACTTCTCCAAGGACCGCGAGTGGCCCGAGGAGATCAACGACAAGGGCGACAGGACCAGGGAGCCCGGCTACAACGCGCTCGGCCACGCCCTCGAATCCGCGACCACCGGCCATCCGTACGACGCCGAGACCGAGGGTCTCAAGGACGTGCGGACCAAGGAGAACGCGGAGGTCATGCAGAAGGTCGTCGAGCACTACGGCAGCGACCCGAAGTACATGCACGAGCAGAAGGGCATCGACGACAGCCTCGGCAAGATGGGCGCCGCCTACATCGACGAGCTGAACCGCTCCCTGGAGACGGACAGCGACACGACGATGGAGGAGAAGACGAACTCCCCCTTCGGCAACAACGACGACAAGGGCAAGTCGCGGTTCGGCGAGGAGTTCGACACCGGGCTGCTCTGGAACCGCGGCGACGCCGTCAACTTCATGGGCATCGTGTCGCAGAGCGAGACCGGGCACTCCACGCTCTCGGCGGCCGAGATGCTGTACACGACGAGCGTCCTGGACGAGGTCGGCCCCAAGCCCGGCTCCACCTTCGAGGACCGCGACCTCACCGACGCCCGGACGACCCTGCGCGTCGGGTCGGAGGCGCAGGGAATCATGGACGAGTCCCGCATGGCGCAGATCGACAAGGACTACGAGAAGGACTCCGAGGAGCACAAGAAGGCCGTCGGCAGGACCACCGAATGGGTCAAGTTCGGGGTCGGCGCGGTCGCCGCGGGTGGTGTCGTCGCCCTGACCGGTGGCGCCGGTGGCGTGCTCGTACCGCTGGCGGCCGAGACGGTGGGCGGCGCCGTGGTCACCTTCATCGGCATGGAAGCCGACGACATGGCCGAGAAGTACGAGAAGGACGAACTGCTCAAGAAGAAGTCGGACGACCTGAAGGACGAGGCACTGGCCATGGGCAAGGAGAACTCGCTCAGGCCGGGCATCGCCTACGCGAACGCCCCCGGCTGGAGCGAGCGGGACCGCAACTACCTCGACGAGGAGCTGGTCAAGTACGTCCGGGACTCGCGCATGCACTCCCGCGACAACTCGCTCCCCGACCCGTACGAGAAGAAGTGA
- a CDS encoding protein kinase domain-containing protein, whose translation MTTQPLATGDPLRLGPYRLLGVLGEGGMGKVYVGRDASGAPAAVKVLRPELAHDQHLAQRFVREADMARAVTSHGVARVLDAQTEGGRPWIAAEFLAGPTLDVAVRAYGPMDVPTVRALAAHLARTLHDIHAAGLVHRDLKPANIVLTSTGPRIIDFGIARPEHGLTLTTTGQIPVTPGYGAPEQVLGQRVGPASDIFSLGAVLAYAASGRRAFDAAHVAAVQYEVVHGAPDLSLVPPELQELIGPCLAKDPAFRPAPPQVVQAFAPPKGADRAWRKGPLAEDIKRRESSTKRLAAPEETAVPGASPSRRRFLTGAAVTVAVLGAGGGAGAWWLSGRGEEKSPTADVPPAVATPEAAFVSIIDTAYGEVPKPLWGPVDIAVDETELPLPVRDVVVVQAKTGGLLALSVTKGKERWRAKEIDTAAGYVSVAGRLVVGVDKNGVAHSFVASTGKPVWQTQNDVDHLLAADDTHVYLVSKDNELRAIDAWTLATAWTRPMTSPRSPLGPAKAAVGRKRLVIHGRDGCVAALSTETGETEWDVKEQGTDGQAPALGDNTAYLGGRTLTARRLDRGDYLWDEEAKNDEGPGWSTPAVDGDHVIAADGYNVYRYKTMLDIDFPVSEWYEVLDGTGIGTVNPPAVAGSTVWVHAPDNTHVQVVHQKTHERLFVAKMKNEGAYQLASDANRVFIARGGRLYAMPVYGQ comes from the coding sequence GTGACCACGCAGCCCCTCGCCACCGGCGACCCGCTCCGGCTCGGCCCGTACCGCCTCCTCGGCGTCCTCGGCGAGGGCGGCATGGGCAAGGTGTACGTCGGCCGGGACGCCTCCGGCGCCCCCGCGGCCGTCAAGGTCCTCCGGCCCGAGCTCGCCCACGACCAGCACCTCGCCCAGCGCTTCGTGCGCGAGGCCGACATGGCGCGGGCCGTCACGAGCCACGGCGTGGCCCGGGTCCTCGACGCGCAGACGGAGGGCGGGCGGCCGTGGATCGCCGCCGAGTTCCTCGCCGGTCCGACGCTGGACGTCGCCGTCCGCGCGTACGGGCCGATGGACGTGCCGACGGTCCGCGCCCTCGCCGCCCACCTCGCCCGTACGCTCCACGACATCCACGCCGCGGGGCTCGTGCACCGCGACCTGAAGCCCGCGAACATCGTGCTCACCTCGACCGGCCCGCGGATCATCGACTTCGGCATCGCCCGCCCCGAGCACGGGCTCACCCTCACGACCACCGGCCAGATCCCGGTCACCCCCGGGTACGGGGCGCCGGAGCAGGTCCTCGGGCAGCGCGTGGGACCGGCCTCCGACATCTTCTCGCTCGGCGCGGTCCTCGCGTACGCGGCGAGCGGCCGGCGCGCCTTCGACGCCGCCCATGTGGCGGCGGTGCAGTACGAGGTCGTCCACGGCGCCCCGGACCTGAGCCTGGTGCCGCCGGAGCTCCAGGAGCTGATCGGCCCGTGCCTCGCGAAGGACCCGGCGTTCCGCCCGGCTCCGCCGCAGGTCGTCCAGGCCTTCGCCCCGCCGAAGGGCGCCGACCGCGCCTGGCGCAAGGGTCCGCTCGCCGAGGACATCAAGCGGCGCGAGTCCTCCACGAAGCGCCTGGCGGCCCCCGAGGAGACCGCCGTACCCGGCGCGAGCCCGTCCCGGCGCCGCTTCCTCACCGGCGCGGCCGTGACCGTGGCGGTCCTGGGCGCCGGTGGCGGGGCGGGGGCCTGGTGGCTGAGCGGCCGCGGCGAGGAGAAGTCACCGACGGCCGATGTGCCGCCCGCCGTGGCGACCCCGGAGGCGGCCTTCGTCTCGATCATCGACACGGCGTACGGCGAGGTCCCGAAGCCCCTGTGGGGGCCCGTCGACATCGCCGTCGACGAGACCGAACTCCCGCTGCCCGTACGGGACGTGGTGGTCGTGCAGGCGAAGACGGGCGGTCTGCTCGCGCTCTCCGTCACGAAGGGCAAGGAGCGGTGGCGGGCCAAGGAGATCGACACCGCCGCCGGTTACGTCTCCGTCGCCGGCCGGCTCGTCGTGGGCGTCGACAAGAACGGCGTCGCGCACTCCTTCGTCGCCTCCACCGGCAAGCCCGTCTGGCAGACCCAGAACGACGTCGACCACCTCCTCGCCGCCGACGACACCCACGTCTACCTGGTGTCGAAGGACAACGAGCTGCGGGCGATCGACGCCTGGACCCTGGCCACCGCCTGGACGCGCCCGATGACCTCGCCGCGCTCCCCCCTCGGCCCGGCGAAGGCCGCCGTGGGCAGGAAGCGGCTCGTGATCCACGGCCGGGACGGCTGCGTCGCCGCGCTCTCCACGGAGACCGGCGAGACGGAGTGGGACGTCAAGGAGCAGGGCACCGACGGTCAGGCCCCCGCGCTCGGCGACAACACCGCCTACCTCGGCGGCCGCACGCTCACCGCCCGCCGCCTCGACCGCGGCGACTACCTCTGGGACGAGGAGGCCAAGAACGACGAGGGCCCGGGCTGGAGCACACCGGCCGTCGACGGCGACCACGTCATCGCGGCCGACGGATACAATGTCTACCGCTACAAGACCATGCTCGACATCGACTTCCCGGTCTCGGAGTGGTACGAGGTCCTGGACGGCACGGGCATCGGCACGGTCAACCCCCCGGCCGTGGCGGGCTCGACGGTCTGGGTCCACGCGCCCGACAACACCCACGTCCAGGTCGTCCACCAGAAGACCCACGAGCGTCTCTTCGTCGCGAAGATGAAGAACGAGGGCGCCTACCAGCTGGCGAGCGACGCGAACCGCGTCTTCATCGCCCGCGGCGGCCGGCTGTACGCCATGCCGGTCTACGGCCAGTAG